The following DNA comes from Desulforegula conservatrix Mb1Pa.
CGGAAGTATTCCAGTCAAGCCTGTTCCTGTTGAAATAACCTATGGCCTTGAAAGAATCTGTATGTATCTTCAGGGCGTTGACAATGTATACGACCTCAGCTGGAACGGAAATGTTTCTTACGGAGATGTTTATCATCAGCAGGAAGTTGAGCATTCCACATACAATTTCGAAAAATCAAATCCTGAGCTATTGTTCGATCTTTTCAGTAAATTCGAATCAGAATCAAAAAGACTCATAAAAGAAGAACTCGTTCTTCCGGCGTATGAATTCTGCCTTAAATGTTCCCACGCCTTTAATCTTCTTGATGCAAGGGGAGCAATAAGCGTTACTGAAAGGACTGGCTACATAGGAAGAATAAGAAATATGGCAAGGGCCTGCAGTGAGACGTATCTCGCCCAGCGAGAGAAGATGGGCTTCCCGCTTATAAAGGGTTAAGCTTCCAGGTAATTCATTGAATAATGACAGATAATTGAGGTTATAAATGGAAAGTCTTTTGCTGGAAATCGGCTCAGAAGAAATACCAGCCGGATATATTGAACCGGCTCTTAATGCTCTTTCTGAAAAACTAATAGAAAGACTCGATCAGGCCAGGATTGGTCATGGCAAGGCAACAGTTTACGGAACTCCGCGCAGACTTGCCATAATAGTGGAAAATATCGCAAAGAATCAGGCAGATCTCGAGGAAGAAGTCATGGGGCCGCCTGTATCT
Coding sequences within:
- the glyQ gene encoding glycine--tRNA ligase subunit alpha, which codes for MNFQDVVLSLQNYWAAKGCVIIQPFDMEVGAGTFHPTTLLRSLGPEPWNVAYVQPSRRPKDGRYGENPNRLQHYYQFQVILKPSPGDVQKLYLESMKTLGIDPLEHDIRFVEDDWESPTLGASGLGWEVWLDGMEITQFTYFQMCGSIPVKPVPVEITYGLERICMYLQGVDNVYDLSWNGNVSYGDVYHQQEVEHSTYNFEKSNPELLFDLFSKFESESKRLIKEELVLPAYEFCLKCSHAFNLLDARGAISVTERTGYIGRIRNMARACSETYLAQREKMGFPLIKG